In Bacillus sp. DX3.1, the following proteins share a genomic window:
- a CDS encoding DUF2521 family protein, which translates to MNVIVSLQEKQKEKQLKYERKMLRELSLKTLRSNIQDAFCMKELHRQYEDYCIELGIESYLLGARYSKFGYYGESFFDVKYRSLEEEQQLTEMLFHFLTSATLQDIESNEEEILYESCQRFISSWWREGYEKGERRYRLKLH; encoded by the coding sequence ATGAATGTCATTGTTAGCCTACAAGAAAAACAAAAAGAAAAGCAGTTAAAGTATGAAAGAAAGATGCTTCGGGAATTATCGTTAAAAACTTTGCGATCGAATATTCAAGATGCTTTCTGTATGAAAGAGTTACATCGTCAATATGAAGATTATTGTATTGAACTAGGAATTGAGTCGTACTTATTAGGAGCGAGATACAGTAAGTTTGGCTATTATGGAGAATCTTTTTTTGATGTGAAATATAGATCTTTAGAGGAAGAACAGCAATTAACAGAAATGCTGTTTCACTTTTTAACGAGCGCCACCTTGCAGGATATAGAATCAAATGAGGAAGAAATATTATATGAATCCTGCCAACGCTTTATTAGCTCGTGGTGGCGTGAAGGGTATGAAAAAGGTGAGCGAAGATATCGCCTAAAGCTACATTAA
- the cwlD gene encoding N-acetylmuramoyl-L-alanine amidase CwlD, with protein MKRIRIISFMLAAVVLFFLVKQEFQITKSWRSWNLPLSGKVIVLDAGHGGPDGGAVGGKDIVEKDITLEITKMVQDYLQEQGALVILTREGDYDLADKNTKRYSRRKAEDLKKRVEIINKPEVDFFASIHLNALPSGGSRGAQTFYYRSLIENERIAKFIQAELRTSLENTNRSAKTISHVYLLKHAKTPGALIEAGFLSNVNERYMLNSEKYQQKVAAAIYRGILRYFTEKGNPPE; from the coding sequence ATGAAGAGAATTCGAATTATCTCTTTCATGTTAGCTGCAGTTGTACTGTTTTTCTTGGTAAAACAAGAATTTCAAATTACAAAATCGTGGCGATCATGGAATTTACCTTTGTCTGGGAAGGTCATTGTATTAGATGCTGGACATGGTGGACCAGATGGAGGTGCAGTTGGTGGTAAGGATATTGTAGAAAAGGATATTACTCTCGAAATTACAAAAATGGTACAAGATTATTTACAGGAGCAAGGTGCTTTGGTCATTTTAACGCGAGAGGGAGATTATGACTTAGCTGATAAAAATACAAAAAGATATAGTAGACGTAAAGCAGAGGACTTGAAAAAGCGTGTGGAAATCATCAATAAGCCTGAGGTGGATTTTTTTGCAAGCATTCATTTAAATGCCCTGCCAAGCGGTGGTTCAAGGGGGGCGCAAACATTTTACTATCGCTCTTTAATTGAGAATGAGCGTATAGCTAAATTTATACAAGCTGAATTACGAACAAGTTTAGAAAATACAAATCGCTCAGCTAAAACAATTTCTCACGTATATTTGCTTAAGCATGCCAAAACACCAGGGGCTTTAATTGAAGCTGGGTTTTTATCAAATGTAAATGAAAGATATATGTTAAATTCAGAGAAATATCAGCAGAAGGTAGCGGCAGCTATATATCGCGGAATATTACGTTATTTTACGGAAAAAGGAAATCCTCCTGAATAA
- a CDS encoding Mrp/NBP35 family ATP-binding protein, translating into MVTKEQVVEALEGITDPFLHKTLKETNAIQEVTVKPEKEHVSVKIAIVKTGTAEQMQLQSAVVKLVKELGAATVGLRFAEFTEGELAQFAPQQEEQESQSLLSPHSKTIFLAVASGKGGVGKSTVSVNLAVSLARLGKKVGIVDADIYGFSVPDMMGIEKRPIVRGDKIIPVERLGIKVISMGFFVEDNAPVIWRGPMLGKMLNHFFTEVEWGDLDYLVLDLPPGTGDVALDVHSMLPSCKEIIVTTPHPTAAFVAARAGAMALRTEHSILGVVENMAYFESKVTGEKEYVFGKGGGDKLATELETVVLGRISLQQPDWNKEDFAPSVYDSEHRIGAIYRTIAQQVIERTAVEQK; encoded by the coding sequence ATGGTAACGAAAGAACAAGTAGTGGAAGCACTTGAAGGGATTACTGATCCGTTTCTACATAAAACATTAAAAGAAACAAATGCAATTCAAGAGGTGACTGTAAAGCCTGAGAAAGAGCATGTGAGTGTTAAAATTGCGATTGTGAAAACAGGAACTGCTGAACAAATGCAATTGCAGTCAGCTGTTGTTAAACTTGTAAAAGAGCTTGGAGCAGCGACAGTCGGCTTGCGGTTTGCTGAATTTACAGAGGGCGAGCTAGCACAGTTTGCCCCGCAGCAAGAAGAACAAGAAAGTCAGTCTTTGCTATCACCGCATTCTAAAACAATATTTTTAGCAGTAGCAAGCGGAAAAGGTGGGGTTGGTAAATCAACCGTTTCTGTAAACCTTGCCGTTTCATTAGCGCGTTTAGGAAAAAAAGTCGGTATTGTTGATGCTGATATATATGGTTTTAGTGTGCCTGATATGATGGGGATTGAAAAGCGTCCAATCGTAAGGGGTGATAAAATTATTCCAGTGGAGCGTTTAGGGATAAAGGTAATTTCTATGGGCTTCTTTGTAGAGGATAATGCACCCGTTATTTGGAGAGGACCAATGCTTGGTAAAATGTTAAATCATTTCTTTACGGAAGTAGAATGGGGAGATTTAGACTACTTAGTATTAGATTTGCCGCCAGGTACAGGGGATGTAGCATTAGATGTTCATTCTATGCTGCCATCTTGTAAAGAAATTATTGTAACAACGCCACATCCAACGGCAGCTTTTGTAGCAGCTCGTGCTGGTGCAATGGCCTTGCGTACAGAGCATAGTATTCTTGGGGTTGTTGAAAATATGGCTTATTTTGAAAGTAAAGTAACTGGTGAAAAAGAGTATGTCTTTGGAAAAGGTGGAGGAGACAAACTAGCGACAGAGCTAGAAACGGTTGTATTAGGTCGAATTTCGCTTCAACAACCAGACTGGAATAAAGAAGATTTTGCACCATCTGTATATGATAGTGAGCATAGAATTGGCGCGATTTATCGTACAATTGCGCAGCAAGTTATTGAAAGAACAGCAGTAGAACAAAAATAA
- the gerD gene encoding spore germination lipoprotein GerD, whose translation MKRMLLILFFSILPITLVACAQGEEAKPELDYDQTKKMIVDILKTDQGKKAIQDVLTDEKMKQALILDANVVKKTIEDAMASEKGQQFWEKLFKDPEFAAKFAKSMGKEQTNLMKTLLKDPEYQAGVIEIMKNPEVEKMMLQTMKSKEYRQYLQQVLTEAAESPLFQAKMIDIISKGIKKAEKGGGAEKKEAGGGGSQEGGKEQK comes from the coding sequence ATGAAACGGATGCTGCTCATTTTGTTTTTTTCCATCCTTCCTATTACACTTGTAGCATGCGCACAAGGAGAAGAAGCGAAACCTGAGTTAGATTACGATCAGACAAAGAAAATGATTGTCGATATTTTAAAGACCGATCAAGGAAAAAAAGCGATTCAAGATGTATTAACAGACGAAAAAATGAAACAAGCACTCATATTGGATGCAAATGTAGTGAAAAAAACAATTGAAGATGCAATGGCATCTGAAAAGGGGCAACAATTTTGGGAAAAATTATTTAAAGACCCTGAGTTTGCAGCAAAGTTTGCAAAAAGTATGGGCAAAGAACAAACAAACTTAATGAAAACCTTATTAAAAGACCCTGAATACCAAGCTGGCGTTATAGAAATTATGAAAAATCCTGAAGTAGAAAAAATGATGCTGCAAACGATGAAAAGTAAAGAATACCGTCAATATTTACAACAAGTATTAACAGAAGCCGCTGAAAGTCCACTCTTCCAAGCTAAAATGATTGATATTATTAGTAAAGGTATTAAAAAAGCTGAAAAAGGTGGTGGAGCTGAGAAAAAAGAAGCAGGCGGTGGCGGCTCGCAAGAAGGAGGTAAAGAACAGAAATAA
- a CDS encoding KinB-signaling pathway activation protein yields the protein MNSRKWVRLFLTTLFLGGSSTIFIGFVLGWDKYDKFFQNFDGKEILMISFWLLGVGFIFSVISQMGFFAYLTIHRFGLGMFRSSSLWNAVQLFFIAFVLFDFVYLRSVLIANGNASLGNNILVAGVLFVFGTIVAYIKSKETNRKAFVPALFFMVVVTILEWVPALRINDTDWLYLMVIPLLLCNAYQLLVLHRLVGQKSESTS from the coding sequence GTGAATAGCCGAAAATGGGTACGACTATTTTTAACGACGTTGTTTCTTGGGGGAAGTAGTACAATCTTTATTGGTTTTGTTTTAGGATGGGACAAGTACGATAAATTTTTTCAAAATTTCGACGGTAAGGAAATTTTGATGATTTCATTTTGGTTACTTGGTGTAGGTTTCATTTTTAGTGTCATAAGTCAAATGGGCTTTTTTGCTTATTTAACAATTCATCGTTTCGGGTTAGGGATGTTTCGGTCATCCTCTCTTTGGAACGCAGTGCAGCTCTTTTTCATTGCGTTCGTGCTATTTGATTTTGTGTATTTAAGATCTGTGCTCATTGCAAATGGGAACGCATCGCTTGGAAATAACATTCTTGTAGCTGGGGTGTTGTTTGTATTTGGGACAATTGTGGCTTATATAAAGAGTAAAGAAACAAATAGAAAGGCGTTTGTGCCGGCTTTGTTCTTTATGGTTGTTGTAACAATTCTTGAATGGGTACCCGCGCTCCGTATCAATGATACAGATTGGTTATATTTAATGGTTATACCGTTACTATTATGCAATGCGTACCAGTTACTTGTATTGCATCGTTTAGTGGGACAAAAAAGTGAATCGACGAGTTGA
- the pdaB gene encoding polysaccharide deacetylase family sporulation protein PdaB: protein MFFFFITSKRKFKHISLIIVLSLFTAWLLFLKTYSHQSAFSTATGPKVIYKGDTAKKQVSLTFDISWGDKRAIPILETLQEKQIKNATFFLSAAWAERHPDIVERIMKDGHEIGSMGYNYKDYTSLEATEIRRDLLRAQDVFTKLGVKQVKLLRPPSGNFNKTVLKVAEPLGYTVVHWSNNSNDWKNPGVDKIVTTVANNLRGGDIILLHASDSALQTDEALPLLLQKLKGDGYEHVSVSQLISNTNAKSEDIK, encoded by the coding sequence ATGTTTTTCTTTTTTATAACGAGTAAACGTAAATTTAAGCACATCAGTTTAATTATTGTACTTTCCTTATTTACTGCTTGGCTTCTCTTCTTAAAAACATATTCTCATCAATCTGCTTTTTCCACTGCTACTGGTCCAAAAGTTATTTACAAAGGCGATACAGCCAAAAAACAAGTTTCGTTAACATTTGATATTAGTTGGGGGGATAAAAGAGCTATTCCTATACTTGAAACTTTACAAGAAAAACAAATTAAAAACGCAACTTTCTTCCTCTCCGCTGCATGGGCAGAGCGGCACCCTGATATTGTTGAGCGTATTATGAAAGATGGTCATGAAATTGGTAGTATGGGCTATAACTATAAAGATTACACTTCTTTAGAAGCAACTGAGATACGGAGGGACCTTTTACGCGCACAAGATGTATTCACAAAGCTTGGTGTAAAGCAAGTCAAGCTCTTGCGTCCTCCTAGTGGGAACTTTAATAAAACTGTTCTAAAAGTAGCTGAACCTCTTGGATATACAGTTGTACACTGGAGCAACAATTCAAACGACTGGAAAAACCCTGGTGTAGATAAAATCGTAACAACTGTCGCTAACAATTTACGAGGCGGGGATATCATTTTACTGCATGCTTCCGATTCAGCACTACAAACAGATGAAGCACTACCGCTGCTCCTACAGAAATTAAAAGGAGATGGCTATGAACATGTATCTGTATCACAGCTTATTTCGAATACAAACGCGAAAAGTGAAGATATTAAATAA
- the rocF gene encoding arginase, whose amino-acid sequence MKKEISIVGVPMDLGQMRRGVDMGPSAIRYAGVIERIQQIGYDIEDIGDLCIEREEEIDENTKLRNLKQVAKVCDELATKVDNIIEKNRFPLVLGGDHSIAIGTLAGVTRHYKNLGVIWYDAHGDLNTEETSPSGNIHGMSLAASLGYGHSSLVNLYEAYPKVKKENVVIIGARALDEGEKDFIRNEGIKVFTMHEIDRMGMTAVMEETIAYLSHTDGVHLSLDLDGLDPHDAPGVGTPVTGGLSYRESHLAMEMLAEAGIITSAEFVEVNPILDEKNRTATTAVALMGSLFGEKLK is encoded by the coding sequence ATGAAGAAAGAAATTTCGATTGTTGGAGTTCCGATGGATTTAGGACAAATGCGCCGCGGGGTTGATATGGGACCAAGTGCGATTCGTTATGCAGGAGTAATTGAAAGAATCCAACAAATAGGATATGACATTGAAGATATAGGGGATTTATGTATCGAGAGGGAAGAAGAGATAGATGAAAATACAAAGTTAAGAAACCTAAAACAAGTTGCAAAAGTGTGTGATGAGTTGGCAACTAAGGTTGATAATATTATAGAGAAAAATCGTTTTCCACTTGTATTAGGAGGCGATCATAGTATTGCAATTGGAACGCTTGCAGGAGTAACAAGGCATTATAAAAATTTAGGTGTCATTTGGTATGATGCACATGGTGATTTGAATACAGAAGAAACATCACCATCTGGAAATATCCATGGGATGTCACTTGCGGCAAGTTTAGGTTATGGCCATTCTTCGTTAGTGAATTTATATGAGGCGTATCCGAAAGTGAAGAAGGAGAATGTTGTTATTATTGGGGCGCGTGCACTAGATGAAGGAGAAAAAGACTTTATTCGAAATGAAGGCATTAAAGTATTTACAATGCATGAAATTGATCGCATGGGTATGACTGCTGTTATGGAAGAAACGATTGCGTATTTATCGCATACAGATGGTGTTCACTTGTCACTAGATTTAGATGGACTTGATCCACATGATGCTCCAGGAGTTGGGACACCTGTAACTGGGGGATTATCGTATCGAGAAAGTCATTTAGCGATGGAAATGCTTGCAGAGGCAGGTATTATTACATCCGCTGAGTTTGTAGAAGTAAATCCGATTTTAGATGAGAAAAATAGAACAGCAACGACAGCAGTAGCCTTAATGGGTTCTTTATTTGGTGAAAAGTTAAAATAA
- the cdaA gene encoding diadenylate cyclase CdaA produces the protein MPFGDMNFLKYLSTILDIAVVWFVIYKLILVVRGTKAVQLLKGITVIIIVRILSYLFELHTLQWLTDQALTWGFLAIIIIFQPELRRALEQLGRGSLFSRGIGQEEDEHETVANAVAKATEYMGKRRIGALITLSRETGMGDYVETGIPLNANVSSELLINIFIPNTPLHDGAVIMQGNTIKAAACYLPLSESPFISKELGTRHRAAMGVSEVTDSITVVVSEETGQISLTKNGELHRDLKVEQLKEMLMVEFSGNVKTTSSSLWNWRRKRHG, from the coding sequence ATGCCTTTTGGAGATATGAACTTTTTAAAATATCTCAGTACGATATTAGATATCGCCGTTGTGTGGTTTGTTATATATAAGCTAATTCTTGTAGTCCGAGGTACAAAAGCTGTTCAACTTTTGAAAGGGATTACAGTTATTATTATCGTTCGTATTTTAAGTTATTTATTTGAACTGCATACATTGCAGTGGCTGACGGATCAAGCATTAACGTGGGGCTTTTTGGCGATTATTATCATTTTCCAACCAGAGCTAAGACGAGCACTGGAGCAATTAGGAAGAGGAAGCTTATTCTCACGTGGGATTGGTCAGGAAGAAGATGAACATGAAACGGTTGCAAACGCTGTAGCAAAAGCAACAGAATATATGGGTAAACGACGCATCGGTGCACTGATTACATTATCTAGAGAGACTGGGATGGGCGATTATGTCGAAACAGGAATTCCCTTAAATGCAAATGTGTCATCAGAGCTGCTTATTAATATCTTTATCCCAAATACACCACTTCATGACGGGGCGGTTATTATGCAAGGGAATACGATTAAAGCAGCAGCTTGCTATTTACCATTATCAGAAAGCCCGTTTATATCGAAAGAGTTAGGAACGCGTCACAGAGCAGCAATGGGAGTTAGTGAAGTAACAGATAGTATTACAGTTGTTGTATCAGAAGAAACGGGTCAGATTTCTTTAACGAAAAACGGAGAATTACATCGTGATTTAAAAGTGGAACAATTAAAGGAAATGCTTATGGTAGAATTCAGCGGAAACGTTAAGACAACTTCTTCATCTTTATGGAACTGGAGGAGGAAGCGTCATGGATAA
- a CDS encoding CdaR family protein: MDKLMENHWFLKGISLLLALMLYMSTNLTEKNTVGNANSSPFPTGDITETISDVAVTLNYDEDKYIVSGIPKYVKIKLEGPKNVITAVKTKREFGVSADLRGYSPGTYEVPLKYSGMENNLKATVQPAKIKVTIQSKAKKSFPVEVKYSNENQMQGGSMVEKPTVKPNTVEVVGTEEELAQISLVRAYVDLKGINKTVTKEAEIVLYDEDGRRLDLQTIPSKVSVTISVPNQTATNNVEKTVPLAYVKKGSLSDGVVVKNIHLEPNEVTISGPKEVLDNIKSLEGVEVDLSKITESTTFDASVLLPKGVTKVNPSQVKVTVEVQKQEQTKHKTIDGISIQTNGLSDEFTLQFLSPQGGKVSVDVSGEASIVDKITAAQIKASINLQNVASGTHDLPIQFSGPNNVSIEVKEKNAKVELVKKEKPDQEVQGKPEQQDPQKDKENDQNQGQDQGQDQENKAENKNDNEQEEGANRNG; the protein is encoded by the coding sequence ATGGATAAGTTAATGGAGAACCACTGGTTTTTAAAAGGAATCTCATTACTATTGGCGTTAATGCTTTACATGTCAACAAATTTAACAGAAAAAAATACAGTTGGGAATGCAAATTCATCTCCTTTCCCAACAGGTGATATAACAGAAACAATATCTGATGTTGCAGTAACGTTGAATTATGATGAAGACAAATACATTGTAAGTGGTATACCGAAATACGTAAAAATAAAATTAGAAGGCCCGAAGAATGTGATTACTGCAGTGAAGACAAAGCGTGAATTTGGAGTATCTGCCGATTTACGTGGGTATTCTCCAGGAACATACGAGGTTCCTTTGAAATATAGCGGGATGGAAAATAATTTAAAAGCAACGGTGCAGCCAGCAAAAATCAAGGTTACCATTCAAAGTAAAGCGAAAAAGTCGTTTCCTGTAGAAGTAAAATATTCAAATGAAAATCAAATGCAGGGCGGTAGCATGGTTGAGAAACCCACTGTCAAACCAAACACAGTTGAGGTTGTTGGTACAGAAGAGGAATTGGCACAGATTTCTCTTGTTCGAGCATATGTGGATTTAAAAGGTATAAACAAAACAGTAACAAAAGAAGCGGAAATTGTGCTGTATGATGAAGATGGAAGAAGACTAGATTTACAAACGATTCCATCTAAAGTGAGTGTTACAATTTCTGTTCCAAATCAAACTGCGACAAACAATGTCGAAAAAACTGTACCGTTAGCATATGTAAAAAAAGGTAGCTTGTCAGATGGAGTAGTTGTTAAAAACATTCATTTAGAACCAAATGAAGTAACAATATCAGGTCCAAAAGAAGTTTTGGACAATATAAAGTCCTTAGAGGGCGTCGAAGTAGATCTCAGTAAAATTACAGAGTCTACAACATTCGATGCCTCTGTTTTATTACCGAAGGGTGTAACAAAGGTAAATCCGAGTCAAGTGAAGGTGACAGTTGAAGTGCAAAAGCAAGAGCAGACAAAGCATAAGACGATTGACGGGATTTCCATACAAACAAATGGTTTATCAGATGAATTCACTTTACAATTTCTTTCTCCTCAAGGTGGAAAGGTAAGTGTTGATGTTTCAGGAGAGGCAAGTATAGTAGATAAAATAACAGCAGCACAAATAAAGGCGTCAATTAATCTACAAAATGTAGCTTCAGGAACACATGATCTTCCAATCCAATTTAGTGGTCCGAACAATGTTTCAATAGAGGTAAAAGAAAAGAATGCGAAGGTAGAGCTTGTAAAGAAAGAAAAGCCAGATCAAGAAGTACAAGGTAAGCCAGAGCAGCAAGATCCACAGAAAGATAAAGAGAACGATCAAAATCAAGGTCAAGATCAAGGTCAAGATCAAGAGAACAAAGCAGAAAACAAAAATGACAATGAGCAAGAAGAAGGAGCGAATCGTAATGGGTAA
- the glmM gene encoding phosphoglucosamine mutase: MGKYFGTDGVRGVANKELTPELAFKIGRFGGYVLTKDTDRPKVIIGRDTRVSGHMLEGALVAGLLSTGAEVMRLGVISTPGVAYLTKALDAQAGVMISASHNPVQDNGIKFFGSDGFKLTDEQEAEIEALLDKEVDELPRPTGTDLGQVNDYFEGGQKYLQYIKQTVEEDFSGLHIALDCAHGATSSLAPYLFADLEADISTMGTSPNGMNINDGVGSTHPEVLAELVKEKGADIGLAFDGDGDRLIAVDEKGNIVDGDQIMYICAKYMKETGQLKHNTVVSTVMSNLGFYKALEANGITSDKTAVGDRYVMEEMKRGGYNLGGEQSGHIILLDYITTGDGMLSALQLVNIMKMTKKSLSELASEMTKFPQLLVNVRVTDKKLALENEKIQEIIRVVEKEMNGDGRILVRPSGTEPLIRVMAEAPTQEICDGYVHRIVEVVKAEVGAE, encoded by the coding sequence ATGGGTAAATATTTTGGTACTGATGGTGTACGTGGTGTCGCAAATAAGGAATTAACACCGGAATTAGCTTTTAAAATTGGTCGCTTTGGGGGTTATGTATTAACAAAAGATACCGATCGTCCGAAAGTTATTATTGGTCGTGATACACGTGTATCTGGTCATATGTTAGAAGGTGCTCTAGTAGCAGGACTATTATCGACTGGGGCGGAAGTTATGCGCCTTGGCGTTATTTCAACTCCTGGGGTTGCCTATTTAACAAAGGCTTTAGATGCACAAGCAGGTGTTATGATTTCAGCATCTCATAACCCAGTACAAGATAACGGAATTAAATTTTTCGGTTCAGATGGATTTAAATTAACTGATGAGCAAGAAGCAGAAATTGAAGCTTTATTAGATAAAGAAGTAGATGAATTACCACGTCCAACTGGAACAGATCTTGGCCAAGTGAATGACTACTTCGAAGGTGGACAAAAATACTTACAATACATTAAACAAACTGTAGAAGAAGACTTCTCTGGTTTACATATTGCATTAGATTGTGCACACGGTGCAACATCTTCTTTAGCACCGTATTTATTTGCAGATTTAGAAGCGGATATTTCTACAATGGGAACATCACCAAACGGTATGAATATTAACGATGGTGTTGGTTCTACACATCCAGAAGTATTAGCAGAATTAGTAAAAGAAAAAGGCGCAGATATTGGACTTGCTTTTGATGGAGATGGAGATCGTCTAATCGCAGTAGATGAAAAAGGAAACATTGTTGATGGCGATCAAATTATGTACATTTGTGCGAAGTACATGAAAGAAACTGGCCAGCTAAAACACAATACAGTTGTTTCAACTGTTATGAGTAACTTAGGATTCTACAAAGCACTTGAAGCAAACGGTATTACAAGCGACAAAACAGCTGTTGGAGATCGCTACGTAATGGAGGAAATGAAACGCGGCGGTTATAACCTAGGTGGTGAACAATCTGGTCACATTATTTTACTAGATTACATTACAACTGGTGACGGAATGTTAAGTGCACTTCAACTTGTAAATATTATGAAAATGACGAAAAAATCATTATCTGAGCTTGCAAGTGAAATGACAAAATTCCCGCAATTATTGGTAAATGTTCGTGTAACAGATAAAAAATTAGCATTAGAAAACGAAAAAATTCAAGAAATCATTCGTGTGGTAGAAAAAGAGATGAACGGAGACGGTCGTATTCTTGTTCGTCCATCTGGAACAGAGCCACTTATTCGTGTAATGGCAGAAGCACCAACACAAGAGATTTGTGATGGATATGTACACCGCATTGTAGAAGTTGTGAAAGCAGAAGTTGGAGCTGAATAA
- the glmS gene encoding glutamine--fructose-6-phosphate transaminase (isomerizing) yields the protein MCGIVGFIGEQDAKEILLKGLEKLEYRGYDSAGIAVQAENGVVVYKEKGRIAKLREIVDADVAASVGIGHTRWATHGVPSKTNAHPHQSTSQRFTLVHNGVIENYELVKKEYLQDVTFVSETDTEVIVQLMEQQVNTGLSVEDAFRQTLTILHGSYALALLDAETPNMIYVAKNKSPLLVGVGNNFNVVASDAMAMLQVTDQFIELMDKEMVIVTKESITIKNLQGETIDRAPFIAELDASDIEKGTYPHFMLKEIDEQPLVIRNIIQKYQNDNGEIELDEDIRSAILDSDRVYIIACGTSYHAGLVGKQFIEGFAKVPVEVHVASEFSYNMPLLTEKPFFIYISQSGETADSRAVLVQTNEMGYKALTITNAPGSTLSREADYTLPLYAGPEIAVASTKAYTAQLAVLSILAADIAKVKGVKIDFDLTHELGLVANAMEVLCDQKDEMDALAKEFLATTRNCFFIGRSADFYVGLEGALKLKEISYIQAEGFAGGELKHGTIALIEKGTPVIALATQEHVNLGIRGNVKEVAARGANPCIIAMKGLEMEGDSFILPAVHQALAPLVAVIPLQLIAYYAALHRECDVDKPRNLAKSVTVE from the coding sequence ATGTGTGGAATCGTAGGATTTATTGGAGAGCAAGATGCAAAGGAAATTTTATTAAAAGGGTTAGAAAAGCTAGAATACCGCGGATATGACTCAGCGGGGATTGCAGTACAAGCCGAGAACGGTGTTGTTGTATACAAAGAAAAAGGTCGTATTGCAAAACTTCGTGAAATTGTAGACGCAGACGTAGCTGCAAGTGTAGGAATCGGTCACACACGCTGGGCTACACATGGTGTTCCAAGCAAAACAAACGCGCACCCACATCAAAGTACATCACAACGCTTTACACTTGTTCATAACGGAGTAATTGAAAACTATGAATTAGTGAAAAAAGAATATTTGCAAGATGTGACGTTTGTAAGTGAAACAGATACAGAAGTTATCGTTCAGCTTATGGAACAGCAAGTCAACACAGGATTAAGTGTAGAAGATGCATTCCGTCAAACGTTAACAATTTTACATGGTTCTTATGCGTTAGCATTACTTGATGCTGAAACTCCAAACATGATTTATGTTGCTAAAAACAAAAGCCCGCTATTAGTAGGTGTTGGTAACAACTTTAACGTTGTTGCAAGCGATGCAATGGCAATGTTACAAGTTACAGATCAATTTATCGAGTTAATGGATAAAGAAATGGTGATCGTAACAAAAGAAAGTATTACAATTAAAAACTTACAAGGTGAGACGATTGATCGTGCACCGTTTATAGCGGAATTAGACGCAAGTGATATTGAAAAGGGAACATATCCTCATTTCATGCTAAAAGAAATTGATGAGCAACCACTTGTAATCCGTAATATTATTCAAAAGTATCAAAATGATAATGGTGAAATTGAATTAGATGAAGATATTCGCAGTGCAATTTTAGATAGCGACCGCGTTTATATTATAGCGTGCGGAACAAGCTACCATGCTGGTCTTGTTGGAAAGCAATTTATCGAAGGATTTGCGAAAGTACCTGTAGAGGTACACGTAGCAAGCGAATTTTCTTATAACATGCCATTATTAACAGAAAAGCCATTCTTCATTTACATCTCACAAAGTGGTGAAACAGCAGATAGCCGCGCTGTACTTGTGCAGACAAATGAAATGGGTTATAAAGCATTAACAATTACGAATGCACCAGGCTCTACACTTTCTCGTGAAGCCGACTATACATTACCGTTATATGCTGGACCTGAAATTGCGGTTGCTTCTACAAAGGCGTACACAGCACAACTTGCAGTTCTTTCAATCCTGGCAGCGGATATTGCCAAGGTAAAAGGTGTGAAAATTGATTTCGACTTAACACACGAGCTTGGTCTTGTAGCAAATGCGATGGAAGTACTTTGTGATCAAAAAGACGAAATGGATGCACTTGCAAAAGAATTTTTAGCAACAACACGCAACTGTTTCTTCATCGGACGTAGCGCAGACTTCTACGTAGGATTAGAAGGGGCATTAAAATTAAAAGAAATCTCTTACATCCAAGCGGAAGGCTTTGCCGGAGGAGAATTAAAACACGGTACAATCGCGTTAATCGAAAAAGGTACACCAGTTATCGCACTTGCTACGCAAGAGCACGTAAACCTTGGAATTCGCGGTAACGTAAAAGAAGTAGCAGCACGCGGAGCAAACCCATGCATTATCGCAATGAAAGGTTTAGAAATGGAAGGCGACAGCTTTATCTTACCAGCTGTGCACCAAGCACTAGCACCACTTGTAGCAGTTATTCCATTACAACTAATTGCATACTACGCAGCTCTTCACCGTGAGTGTGATGTAGATAAACCACGTAATTTGGCTAAATCTGTTACAGTTGAGTAA